From one Microlunatus sp. Gsoil 973 genomic stretch:
- a CDS encoding CpaF family protein — MRTATTGHHASGGSQHAQRVRLTRRPADRRAEVDWAQVVQLRKEASEVITAETQSYLTEHGRPMPAEDRLLMGRAIIRRVVNDHVRALHREGSALWSPETERTYAHVVEDSVFGFGRMQPLFEIPDAENIEIHGWDSVVVQYGDGRREKLPPVADSDEELVDAIRFLGENAQPSRPFDSTHPTMTLALGDRFRLHAIGFGLSYRPSIVIRQHTLTDVSLLELAHGGLMPTEVAQFLDAAVLARKSMVISGDQGAGKTTLLRGMINSIPTTERFGTLETDYELMTHLQPGRENILALQARIGHGEREVGETGGNVSVADLFPEALRQNLSRLIVGEVRGGEAFAMFEAMQAGAGTLSTTHSHSAESTIDRLAARVAQGGVLTIDEAFRQIALNIGVFIYVKLVDETWKGGTRHRFVSEIRTLNRAMENGRPVTHLAYSAHGTTKQPPGFFPDSGFQADVAPFYRPLPGSVDPRNEGAG, encoded by the coding sequence GGTCGTCCAGTTGCGCAAAGAAGCCTCGGAGGTGATCACCGCCGAGACCCAGTCGTACCTGACCGAACATGGTCGACCGATGCCGGCCGAAGATCGGTTGCTGATGGGTCGGGCGATCATCCGGCGGGTCGTCAACGACCACGTCCGAGCGCTGCATCGGGAGGGTTCGGCCCTCTGGTCCCCGGAGACGGAACGGACCTACGCCCACGTGGTGGAGGACAGCGTCTTCGGCTTCGGCCGGATGCAGCCGCTGTTCGAGATCCCCGACGCCGAGAACATCGAGATTCACGGCTGGGACTCCGTCGTGGTCCAGTACGGCGACGGCCGCCGGGAGAAGTTGCCTCCGGTCGCGGACAGCGATGAAGAGCTGGTGGATGCCATCCGCTTCCTCGGCGAGAACGCGCAGCCGAGCCGACCATTCGACAGCACTCATCCGACGATGACGCTGGCGTTGGGAGACCGTTTCCGGTTGCACGCCATCGGCTTCGGCCTCTCCTATCGGCCGAGCATCGTGATCCGGCAACACACGCTGACCGACGTCTCGCTGCTCGAACTCGCCCACGGCGGGTTGATGCCGACCGAGGTGGCGCAGTTCCTCGACGCCGCCGTCCTGGCCCGCAAGTCGATGGTGATCTCCGGTGACCAGGGAGCAGGCAAGACGACCCTGCTGCGGGGCATGATCAACTCCATCCCGACGACCGAACGCTTCGGAACGCTGGAGACCGATTACGAGCTGATGACCCATCTGCAGCCGGGCCGGGAGAACATCCTCGCGCTGCAGGCCAGGATCGGCCACGGCGAACGCGAGGTGGGTGAGACCGGTGGCAATGTCTCGGTCGCGGACCTGTTTCCCGAGGCGCTGCGGCAGAACCTCTCCCGGCTGATTGTCGGCGAGGTCCGCGGTGGTGAGGCCTTCGCCATGTTCGAGGCGATGCAGGCGGGCGCCGGAACGCTGTCCACGACCCATTCCCATTCGGCAGAGTCGACCATCGACCGGTTGGCCGCCCGGGTCGCACAGGGCGGCGTACTGACCATCGACGAGGCCTTCCGCCAGATCGCGTTGAACATCGGCGTTTTCATCTACGTCAAGCTCGTGGACGAGACCTGGAAGGGCGGCACCAGGCACCGGTTCGTCTCGGAGATCCGGACATTGAACCGCGCCATGGAGAACGGTCGCCCGGTCACCCATCTGGCCTACAGCGCGCACGGCACGACCAAACAGCCGCCCGGCTTCTTCCCCGACTCCGGCTTCCAGGCCGACGTCGCGCCGTTCTATCGACCGCTTCCCGGTTCGGTCGACCCGCGCAACGAGGGAGCGGGCTGA